Genomic window (Alteromonas pelagimontana):
GGCAGCCAAGGCTGCCTGTTTTGTTTTTCGTTAAATTTGCTTTGATAAAAATTTTAAACTGTTTGATTCACCGCTGAGTTGAGTGCTTTTTATCCGCCGGTGTTATGTCGATAGATGTTCATGTCGTTGTCGCTAGCTGCTTGCTTAGCCGGCTGTTGTGCGAGGTCATAGTTAACGGCGCGATCAAAACAGGTTTATTTCAGAACAAAATACGGTAGCGAAGATCAACACGCCCTATATATTTATGCTTTAAGGAGCACTTTCCCCACGATGCGTACCGACACCTACGCCAATGGCCTTCTAGTTATTGTTACAGTATTTGCCGCATTGGGCTGGCTATTTTCCGTGCATGTACTTTCAGCGCTTTCGCCGTTACTGTTTCTTACCATTCGTTTTCTTTCTGCTGCCTGTATTGTCGGCGCGGCAAACCCGCGGCAGGTGCTTACATTGCCGCGACGCTGGCAATGGCGAGCTTTGGTTACAGGAGCTTTGCTAGGCGTACAAACGGCAGTTTGGGTGATGGCTATTACGCAAGCCGAAGGTATCGGTGTGGGAGCATTTTTAATGAGTCTCAGCTTTATTCTTATTCCTTTAACGGGTTTGCTGTTTGGATACCGCGCCAAACGCTTAACGTGGCTGGCGTTGCTTATTGCTTTACCTGGATTAGGGCTCCTGGCTTTCCGACACGGATTTGCCGTTCAGCAATCCGATATTCTCTTTCTTGTTTCGGCTATTCTTTACGCGCTTTACTTCAATATCAATGGCAAATTATGCGCGACCATTCCGCCAGTTGCTCAAACCTGTTATCAGCTTTTTGCTGCCAGCGTCGTATTTACAGCCGGTTTCCTGCTATTTGAAACTGGCTATTCACAATCGCTTCAGTCTGTTTGGCTATGGTTGTTACTCAGTATTCTGGTGGCGACCTGTTTGCGCTTTTTTCTTATGTTGAAGGCTCAGACGATGGCGCCAGAAGGCCAGGGTGCAGTGGTAATGACACTTGAGCCAGTGTGGGTGGCATTATTAGGAGGCGCATTTCTGGGTGAGCAATTCGACCGTGCCTCTGTAGCGGGTATGATCCTCATTTTTCTCGCGCTGGTGGTGAATGCCTTCGGCAGCTATCGGCAGCGAAGAAAGCTGCTGCAAGCAAACGACTAATACTAATCTCCATTGATGTGGATTATAAGACTAACCGCTTATACACACGCGTCGCTTCTGCCCTTAACTTTCGGTAAGAATATGGCATGATGTAGATATTCAATCTGCGGAGTGTGTCATGTCTTTCGCCTTGCCACCAAAGCCCGAGTGGCATAAGTTGATTAAGTCAGGGAGTCGCGTTTTCGTTGGTGGCAATGCCTCGGTTCCCTATGCCCTTGTTCAGGATCTAATTGATCACAGCGAGGGTTTCAGTGATATCGAATTAGTGCATATGCTTGCTCTTGGCGATACGCGCTGGGCCAAAGAAGAGTATCGACGACTGTTTAAGGTAAACACTTTTTTCATTGGCGGGCCGGAAGTTCGCCGAGCTGTAGATGAAGGCCGCGCCGACTATACACCGTGTTTTTTATCTGAAATCTCAAGTTTATTTACTGACGGGACGCTGCAGCTGGATGCAGTGCTGGTGAATGTAAGTCCGCCAGATGAGTTCGGCTATTGCTCGTTAGGCGCTTCAGTTGACATTTGTATGTCTGCAGTACGTCACGCCACAACCATTATTGCTCAAATTAATCACGAGGTACCACGCACCGCTGGTCATTCTTATGTCCACATAAGCGAATTCACGGCCTGTATTGAGGCTGATGAGCCATTGGTAGAAGTGCCCACTCCGCCTATAGATTCTCGCGCAGAACGCATTGGCCAATATGTTGCCATGCTTGTAGAAGACGGCAGTACCCTGCAGTTTGGCATTGGTAAAATTCCCAGTGCGACATTAAAGTATCTCTGTAATCATAAAGACTTAGGCATCCACAGCGAAATGCTTACCGATAGTCTGATTGACTTGATTGACTGCGGTGCGGTCAACAATCGCAAAAAGACTTTTCATCCGGGTAAAGTGGTGACCAG
Coding sequences:
- a CDS encoding DMT family transporter, translating into MRTDTYANGLLVIVTVFAALGWLFSVHVLSALSPLLFLTIRFLSAACIVGAANPRQVLTLPRRWQWRALVTGALLGVQTAVWVMAITQAEGIGVGAFLMSLSFILIPLTGLLFGYRAKRLTWLALLIALPGLGLLAFRHGFAVQQSDILFLVSAILYALYFNINGKLCATIPPVAQTCYQLFAASVVFTAGFLLFETGYSQSLQSVWLWLLLSILVATCLRFFLMLKAQTMAPEGQGAVVMTLEPVWVALLGGAFLGEQFDRASVAGMILIFLALVVNAFGSYRQRRKLLQAND